AGAATAGCGTAAGCGACCTCCAACGATATATAATCATCAAAAACTCTGTTTAGAGCCCTCTTTGCAACGATTGCAGATATTTGATGGTGTAGGATGTGTGATTTAGTGGTGTGTTTATCGATATATTGATCGGTTAACTTCCCGATATCATGAAGAAGGGAGATTGTCAATAAGATGGCCCAAAATCGATCTTTATCCTGCTCAACACTTCTCGATAAAGTATTGATCGTGAATAACCTATAAAGCGAGGATTTAAAGCAAAATGCTAACCGTTGCATCTCGATTAACGTTAAACCAATATGCGCGATCAGACACCCGTCACGTATTGAATCATATACACGAGATGGATTTTCTGCTACTGAACAAGTGTCTCGGCAAGATAACTCTGAACCTAGAATCTTTGATAGAGTATCACATTCCGATGGCTTAACCATAAGGTTTCACCAACCCTAGATGAAAATCTCTTTCAACGATGTAGTAAAGTGGATTGATTATGAATGGATGAATGAAAACCTCTCGATAACAATCGCTCAACCTTCGATACTTAACGATATTTAAATCCACCTTTGGTTCTGATGCTTGATTCTTGAGATCGGTTTTATACTCGATAGATAATGAAAGGTAAAATTCTTCGCCATCTATCCGATGGCTCAAGGCGGGGATTTCATAGCCTCTATACAATCTCTCAACGGAGAGGCTTAAGGTATTTCGATGAAGTAGATCGATCGCTTGAGTTAAAGGAATTTCGAATGTAGACTTTTCACTACCCGAACGTAAAGATTCCATGATCCTCTGGTAAATTTCCTGAGGTAAGAGGATGCACTTAACTTCTATACCCAATCTGAGGAGATTCGGTATTTTAAAGAGATTCCTCGCCACAAAGATTTTTGCTGAATCTGTCGAAAATGTCTTTATAAAACTTAAAGCCTCACTCAATTCTCTATCTATTTCTCCCCTTAACTCTCTTACAACATCTTCACGATATACCGCATTTACCAATTTAGAAGCGGTTGAGATATTCTTTACACTCTCTGCCAGATCATCCTCGTTGAGGATCTTGATCGTCTCATCGATGACTATCTGTGGGTAAACGCACTTTGCTCCTTCTAAATCCTTGAATAATAGGGCTGTTCCATCGCTCTTTCTCGCACAACGACCTAAACGTTGTATCAAAGAGTCTATTGGCGAGACTTGTGTAGCAATGGTTTTAAAATCGTAATCTATACCCGCTTCGATCACTTGCGTCGCCACAACGATCAAATCCTGATCGATGGAGCTTTTTTCGAAGACCTCTTCTCTACTCTTTCTTACATCGTTAATCAACCTTGAGTGAAGTAGTATGACATTGTTATAATCATTTTTTGTAAGTCGCCGATAAGCTTCGACCGCCTCCTCTACGGTGTTGTAGATGAATAACATAGGTTTTTCATAATTTTTGATAATATCGAATAGAGATTCTGAGAGCCGTCCATCTTTGATGATTACATCCAACCTACCCCTTCTTATAACATCTTTACTTGAGTCCGCTTCAATAAATGTGTATGGATGTGAATACTTTATAGGATACTTCACCCTTTGGTATTTCTTAAATGGCCTGACGGTCTCTTCAACAAGTATTTGAGGTAAGGTTGCGCTCATGAGAATGACCGTAGCCCCAAAATTGATCAAATTCGCTATATGATAAGGCAGTAATGTTAAAGAGTACCATTGTGAATCTTGTAGAAGTTGTACTTCATCAAGTATTATGAGGGATCCCGCAATTTTACCTACCGATAGGAAGAAATGGTGTCCATAGGATCTAAAACCGTAAAGAGTATAGAGTAAGGTATCGTACGTTGTTACAGTGATGTCTCCTTCTATGAATGCTTTAAATGGTGTGAAGCCTCCATGATCGTAATCTACAACGATCATCCTTGGCCTTTTGAAGGACGATCTGCATATATGTAACGTTTTGCATATGCGATGAAACATGTTGAATACGAGACTTCTCGTCGGGAGAACGTAGATTAACGAATGCCAAAACCTTTCACCATGTATTAAACTTTTGAGAAATGGTGTAAGGGCTGCCTCGGTCTTTCCAGCACCAGTGGGTGCCGATAAAAAGACCAGATCGTTACCTTCGACCGAATCCCAAAGCCTCTCGAAATACTCGTACTTTTGAAGGGTTCTTCCTCGACTTTTAACGATCGCTTCTACAATGCTCCAATGTTGTGTTAAATCAGTTGAGTTAAACATGCCAATTCTTTACAGAAGTTTTTGCCAAAACCTGCTTTGAGAACCTTAACTATTTGGCGAGTCGTTGTATAGAGATCTGAGAAGGATCTCGTATTTATATACCTATATAGTGATTCGATCGGTGCCGGTTCCTTTTTTGCCATAAGGCTCTCGGTAATAGATTGTAACCTTTCGAGTGGATCGAGCTTAAATTTCTCATCTATCTTAATTAAGTAGACTAGTGATGAAATGTATCTGTTTATGGGTATCTCTTCGTAACCACGTATCTGAAGTACCTGCCCTTTTACGATATCGAATTTTATCGAAAGGACGGTCCAAACGGCTTTCGATTCATAAAGATACCTTAGAATATCCTTGGTAAACCACGTCAATAGGATGTATGTGAAGGTATTTAAGGGAAGGATATTTGCAACAGAATGTGACTGTAGCCTCTCAATAGCCTTGGTAAATACATCACCTTTAATATGAGCTAGTATATCTGCCAAAATTTCTCCAGATACTTCTCCTTCGAAGGAGAGTAAAACGAGGTTCAAGGCATTTTCGGGAGGGGTGGAGCGAAGCGGGACCGTCGCCTTATAAAAGCCGAGTGCAGATAAGGTTATACATGTTGAACAGACACCGTAATTGCTCTGTTGATATTTGTACTCTCCTGTAAAGTACTTACCTATGTGTGGATAAAAAGGTAGCCAAACGTGCTGCCCTTTATAATGCCTCCCTTCGCGTTGTGCATGTCCTGGTAACTTGTAATTTCTTGCGAGACTTTCAGCAACTACATCGGGGTCTGTATGCTTACTTAAGTAACTCTCCAACCTCTTTTGAGAGCCCTTTTGAATCAGCTTCAATTGCCCTATCAAGTATTCAACTATGGATTCTTTATGATCTTCCACATTGCTCGCAATCAGAGTAGCGATATCGTGTAGATCTCCATCTTCAATCCTTATCTCAAAGAATCCCGCATTACTAGATACGGAATACTTGACATCCGGTGGAAGAGTAGAGATTATACTATACATGATTAGAGAGTCCATGAAGAATGCGTGGCCCGGTGTAAATAATTTTATATGCAACTTAACCCCTCACGATATACTCCCCATCGATCGCGAAAACCTCTTGAACATTCTTCAATTTGATATCAACCTTTGTTG
The DNA window shown above is from Nitrososphaerales archaeon and carries:
- the cas3 gene encoding CRISPR-associated helicase Cas3'; translated protein: MFNSTDLTQHWSIVEAIVKSRGRTLQKYEYFERLWDSVEGNDLVFLSAPTGAGKTEAALTPFLKSLIHGERFWHSLIYVLPTRSLVFNMFHRICKTLHICRSSFKRPRMIVVDYDHGGFTPFKAFIEGDITVTTYDTLLYTLYGFRSYGHHFFLSVGKIAGSLIILDEVQLLQDSQWYSLTLLPYHIANLINFGATVILMSATLPQILVEETVRPFKKYQRVKYPIKYSHPYTFIEADSSKDVIRRGRLDVIIKDGRLSESLFDIIKNYEKPMLFIYNTVEEAVEAYRRLTKNDYNNVILLHSRLINDVRKSREEVFEKSSIDQDLIVVATQVIEAGIDYDFKTIATQVSPIDSLIQRLGRCARKSDGTALLFKDLEGAKCVYPQIVIDETIKILNEDDLAESVKNISTASKLVNAVYREDVVRELRGEIDRELSEALSFIKTFSTDSAKIFVARNLFKIPNLLRLGIEVKCILLPQEIYQRIMESLRSGSEKSTFEIPLTQAIDLLHRNTLSLSVERLYRGYEIPALSHRIDGEEFYLSLSIEYKTDLKNQASEPKVDLNIVKYRRLSDCYREVFIHPFIINPLYYIVERDFHLGLVKPYG